From a single Cytophagales bacterium WSM2-2 genomic region:
- the acnA gene encoding aconitate hydratase: MVFDLDMIKKLYAAIPGRIAKARKVVNKPLTLSEKILYSHLHSDQKLENFGRGKSYVDFAPDRVAMQDATAQMALLQFMSAGRAKVAVPSTVHCDHLIVAKVGAKDDLVVANSESKEVFDFLSSVSTKYGIGFWKPGAGIIHQVVLENYAFPGAMMIGTDSHTVNAGGLGMVAIGVGGADAVDVMSGMAWELKFPKLIGVKLTGKLNGWTSAKDVILKVAGILTVKGGTGAIVEYFGDGATSMSCTGKGTICNMGAEIGATTSTFGYDNSMERYLVATGRAEVAKMANKIKEHLTGDPEVYKNPKDYFDQVIEINLSELEPHLNGPFTPDLATPISKMKEEAAKNGWPLKVEVGLIGSCTNSSYEDISRAASLAKQVANKGLKTKAVFTITPGSEQVRYTIERDGFIDAFNKIGAKVFANACGPCIGMWSRVGAERKEKNTIVHSFNRNFQSRNDGNPNTYAFVGSPELVTALAVAGDLGFNPITDTLINEQGQQVKLDPPTGDELPKKGFEVKDPGYMAPAKDGSKIEVKVDPGSDRLQLLEPFKAWEGKDLARLRLLIKAKGKCTTDHISMAGKWLKYRGHLDNISNNLLIGATNFFNEAINSVRNGLTGQYDEVPRVQRAYKAAGIGSIVVGDENYGEGSSREHAAMEPRHLGVRAILVKSFARIHETNLKKQGMLALTFADKADYDKIREDDIFDITGLMTFAPDKQLTIVIHHSDGKIEKILVNHTYNKNQIEWFKAGSALNAMGKSKPKAPTAKPKAKPAAKKAVKKAKPAKKAAKKPVAKKKVVKKAAKKPVKKVAKKAAKKKGKR; the protein is encoded by the coding sequence ATGGTATTCGACTTAGACATGATCAAGAAGTTGTATGCTGCAATTCCCGGCCGCATAGCAAAGGCAAGAAAAGTGGTGAACAAACCGCTTACTCTTTCCGAAAAGATATTGTACTCTCACTTGCACAGTGACCAAAAGCTCGAAAATTTCGGTCGCGGCAAATCATATGTAGACTTTGCCCCCGACCGCGTAGCGATGCAGGATGCAACTGCCCAGATGGCATTGCTTCAATTCATGTCTGCGGGAAGAGCTAAAGTTGCTGTTCCCTCCACAGTACACTGCGATCACCTGATCGTTGCCAAAGTAGGCGCAAAAGATGACCTGGTTGTAGCCAATAGCGAAAGCAAAGAAGTATTTGATTTTCTTTCTTCGGTATCAACCAAGTATGGAATCGGTTTCTGGAAACCCGGTGCTGGTATTATTCACCAAGTAGTTCTAGAAAATTACGCCTTCCCGGGAGCTATGATGATCGGTACCGATTCGCACACCGTAAACGCGGGCGGCTTAGGCATGGTGGCGATTGGTGTTGGTGGTGCAGATGCAGTAGACGTAATGAGCGGAATGGCTTGGGAATTGAAATTCCCTAAGCTGATTGGCGTGAAACTCACCGGCAAATTGAATGGCTGGACTTCCGCCAAAGACGTGATCTTGAAAGTAGCCGGAATCCTTACTGTAAAAGGTGGAACGGGTGCTATCGTTGAATATTTCGGGGATGGAGCTACCTCTATGAGCTGTACCGGTAAAGGAACGATCTGTAACATGGGTGCGGAAATCGGTGCCACTACTTCTACGTTCGGTTACGATAATTCAATGGAGCGCTACCTCGTTGCCACTGGTCGTGCTGAAGTAGCCAAGATGGCTAATAAAATCAAAGAACATCTAACGGGCGACCCTGAGGTTTATAAAAACCCTAAAGACTATTTCGACCAGGTGATTGAAATCAACCTTTCGGAATTGGAACCGCACCTTAACGGCCCATTCACTCCGGACTTGGCAACCCCTATTTCGAAGATGAAGGAAGAAGCTGCGAAAAATGGCTGGCCACTGAAAGTTGAAGTAGGTTTGATTGGTTCTTGCACAAACTCTTCTTATGAGGATATTTCGCGCGCTGCCAGCCTGGCAAAACAGGTTGCGAACAAAGGACTGAAAACAAAAGCTGTTTTCACGATCACTCCTGGCTCGGAACAAGTGCGTTATACTATTGAACGAGACGGATTCATCGATGCATTCAACAAGATTGGCGCAAAGGTATTCGCGAATGCATGCGGACCCTGTATCGGTATGTGGAGTCGGGTTGGTGCTGAGCGCAAAGAGAAAAATACGATTGTTCACTCATTCAACAGGAATTTCCAGTCACGCAATGACGGAAATCCAAATACATACGCTTTTGTAGGATCACCTGAATTGGTTACGGCACTGGCTGTCGCAGGAGATTTGGGTTTCAATCCGATCACTGACACATTAATTAATGAACAAGGTCAGCAAGTAAAACTGGACCCTCCTACCGGAGACGAATTGCCAAAGAAGGGATTTGAGGTAAAGGACCCTGGTTACATGGCACCTGCAAAAGACGGAAGCAAAATTGAAGTGAAAGTCGATCCGGGTTCCGATCGTTTGCAATTACTTGAGCCATTCAAGGCATGGGAGGGAAAAGATCTGGCGCGCCTGCGTTTGCTAATTAAAGCAAAGGGCAAATGTACCACAGACCATATTTCAATGGCCGGGAAGTGGCTGAAGTACCGTGGTCATTTGGATAACATCTCCAACAACTTGTTGATTGGTGCAACCAATTTCTTCAATGAAGCCATTAACAGTGTCCGCAACGGACTCACAGGGCAGTACGATGAAGTGCCAAGGGTGCAGCGCGCTTATAAAGCGGCAGGCATTGGGTCAATTGTGGTTGGTGATGAGAACTACGGTGAAGGTTCTTCGCGTGAACACGCAGCAATGGAGCCCCGTCACCTGGGTGTTCGTGCGATTCTGGTGAAATCATTCGCTCGTATCCACGAGACAAATCTCAAGAAGCAGGGAATGCTGGCACTGACATTTGCTGACAAAGCTGACTACGACAAAATTCGTGAGGATGATATTTTCGACATCACAGGATTGATGACTTTCGCTCCTGACAAGCAGTTGACAATCGTTATTCATCACAGTGATGGAAAAATCGAGAAGATTTTGGTAAACCATACTTACAACAAAAATCAAATCGAGTGGTTTAAAGCTGGTTCAGCACTAAACGCAATGGGCAAATCCAAGCCTAAGGCTCCAACAGCAAAACCCAAGGCCAAACCTGCTGCAAAGAAAGCAGTGAAAAAAGCTAAACCTGCAAAGAAAGCAGCTAAGAAGCCTGTTGCGAAAAAGAAGGTGGTCAAAAAAGCGGCTAAGAAGCCAGTAAAGAAAGTGGCTAAAAAAGCAGCTAAGAAAAAAGGGAAGAGATAA
- the groL gene encoding 60 kDa chaperonin, whose protein sequence is MAKEITFDTSARDRIKRGVDKLADAVKVTLGPKGRNVILDKKFGAPTVTKDGVSVAKEIELKDPIENMGAQLVKEVASKTADAAGDGTTTATVLAQAIYAHGIKNVAAGANPMDLKRGIDKAVDEVVDNLKKQSKNIKGSQEIAQIATISSNNDVEIGKMIATAMDKVGKDGVITVEEAKGTETEVKTVEGMQFDRGYLSPYFVTNTDKMEADLESPFILIYDKKISSMKELLPVLEASAQTGKPLLIIAEEVEGEALATLVVNKIRGALRVAAVKAPGFGDRRKAMLEDIAILTGGKVISEETGMKLEDAKLEYLGRAEKINIDKDNTTIVNGAGKKSEITGRISQIKAQIETTTSDYDKEKLQERLAKLSGGVAILYIGAATEVEMKEKKDRVDDALHATRAAVQEGIIPGGGVAYIRAIEALKDVKTDNEDQSTGVNIVRLALEAPLRTIAENAGQEGSVIVNKVRDGKKDFGYNASENRYETFFDAGIIDPTKVSRLALENAASIAGLLLTTEAVVSEIPEDKEAPAMPPGGGMGGMM, encoded by the coding sequence ATGGCAAAAGAAATTACTTTCGATACCAGCGCCCGCGACCGTATCAAGCGCGGTGTTGACAAATTAGCAGATGCAGTAAAAGTTACACTCGGTCCTAAAGGCCGCAATGTAATTCTTGATAAAAAATTCGGTGCCCCTACCGTTACCAAAGACGGTGTTTCCGTGGCTAAAGAAATCGAATTGAAAGATCCGATCGAAAACATGGGTGCACAATTGGTGAAAGAAGTTGCGTCTAAGACTGCAGATGCAGCCGGTGACGGTACAACTACTGCTACTGTTTTAGCCCAGGCAATCTATGCTCACGGGATTAAAAACGTAGCAGCGGGTGCTAACCCAATGGACTTGAAACGCGGTATCGACAAAGCTGTTGATGAAGTCGTGGACAACTTGAAAAAACAGTCCAAGAATATCAAGGGCTCACAAGAGATCGCCCAAATTGCTACTATCTCTTCAAACAATGATGTAGAGATCGGCAAAATGATCGCCACAGCCATGGACAAAGTGGGTAAAGATGGTGTGATCACAGTAGAAGAAGCAAAAGGAACTGAAACCGAAGTGAAGACAGTAGAAGGTATGCAATTCGACCGCGGCTACCTCTCTCCTTACTTTGTGACCAACACTGACAAGATGGAAGCTGACCTTGAAAGTCCCTTCATCCTGATCTACGACAAGAAAATCTCATCAATGAAGGAATTGCTCCCGGTACTGGAAGCAAGTGCTCAGACGGGCAAGCCTTTGTTGATCATAGCCGAAGAAGTAGAAGGCGAAGCTTTGGCAACCTTGGTTGTAAACAAAATCCGTGGCGCACTTCGTGTTGCTGCTGTAAAAGCTCCTGGCTTTGGTGATCGCAGAAAAGCAATGTTGGAAGACATCGCTATCCTCACCGGAGGTAAAGTGATCTCAGAAGAAACCGGTATGAAACTCGAAGATGCAAAACTCGAGTACCTTGGCCGTGCTGAGAAAATCAACATCGACAAAGACAACACAACAATCGTAAATGGTGCAGGCAAGAAGAGCGAGATCACTGGACGTATAAGCCAGATCAAAGCTCAGATTGAAACCACTACTTCTGATTACGACAAGGAAAAATTGCAAGAGCGTCTTGCCAAGCTTTCCGGCGGTGTGGCGATCCTCTACATCGGTGCAGCTACCGAAGTGGAAATGAAAGAAAAGAAAGACCGCGTTGACGATGCATTGCATGCAACACGTGCAGCTGTTCAGGAAGGTATCATTCCTGGCGGTGGTGTAGCTTACATTCGTGCTATCGAAGCATTGAAAGATGTAAAGACTGACAATGAAGACCAGTCTACTGGTGTAAACATTGTCCGCTTAGCTCTGGAGGCTCCGCTTCGCACAATCGCTGAAAATGCTGGCCAGGAAGGTTCAGTGATTGTTAATAAAGTACGTGACGGCAAAAAAGACTTCGGGTACAATGCCAGCGAGAACAGGTACGAAACGTTCTTCGATGCTGGTATCATCGACCCTACGAAGGTATCACGCCTTGCATTGGAAAACGCTGCTTCAATTGCAGGACTGTTGTTGACTACCGAAGCGGTGGTGAGCGAAATTCCTGAAGATAAAGAAGCTCCAGCTATGCCTCCCGGTGGCGGCATGGGCGGGATGATGTAA
- the groS gene encoding 10 kDa chaperonin — protein MAKVNFKPNEDRVLVEAAAAETKTASGLYIPDTAKEKPQQGKVIAIGDGLKDKPVTVKVGDKILYGKYSGTEITIDGKEYLIMRNSDIFGTF, from the coding sequence ATGGCAAAAGTTAATTTCAAACCCAATGAAGACCGCGTATTGGTAGAGGCTGCGGCAGCTGAAACCAAGACCGCGAGCGGACTCTATATCCCCGACACCGCAAAAGAAAAACCCCAACAAGGCAAAGTAATTGCTATAGGCGATGGCCTGAAAGACAAGCCTGTAACTGTAAAAGTGGGCGACAAAATCCTTTACGGAAAATACTCCGGAACGGAGATCACAATCGATGGCAAAGAGTACCTGATCATGCGTAACTCTGACATCTTCGGAACTTTCTAA
- a CDS encoding zinc-binding dehydrogenase, translating into MIPKEESIALTKGYAAQNAKSPLAPYNFNRRNPNASDVVIDILYCGVCHSDIHQARDEWGGSIFPMVPGHEIVGRVSKTGAQVTKFKVGDLAAVGCLVDSCRTCASCQDGNEQYCEVHTVGTYNSLEMDMKTPTYGGYSKMIVVDEKFTIKVSNKLKLDGVAPLLCAGITTYSPLRHWKIGKGHKVGVVGLGGLGHMGVKFAAAFGAEVTVLSTSPSKEKDAQRLGAHHFLMTKDEAQMKKAKRSFDFLLNTVSAPHDCNKLLSLLKLDGTMVLVGIPPEALSVGAFNLLGGRRSLAGSMVGGIKETQEMLDYCVEKNIVSDVEVIAMKDINTAYDRMLKGDVRYRFVIDMATL; encoded by the coding sequence ATGATACCTAAAGAAGAATCCATTGCACTAACAAAGGGTTACGCGGCACAAAATGCTAAGTCGCCTTTAGCTCCATATAATTTCAATAGAAGAAATCCCAATGCTTCCGATGTTGTGATAGATATTTTATACTGTGGTGTTTGCCATTCAGATATCCATCAGGCCCGCGATGAGTGGGGAGGCTCGATTTTCCCCATGGTGCCTGGCCATGAGATTGTGGGACGGGTTTCAAAAACCGGAGCCCAGGTTACTAAATTTAAAGTAGGCGATCTTGCTGCCGTAGGATGCCTTGTTGATTCGTGCCGGACGTGTGCCAGTTGCCAGGATGGAAATGAGCAATACTGTGAAGTTCATACCGTAGGCACTTATAATAGTCTCGAGATGGATATGAAGACGCCTACGTATGGTGGCTATTCCAAGATGATCGTGGTTGATGAAAAGTTTACCATAAAAGTATCAAACAAACTCAAACTCGATGGCGTTGCTCCTCTGTTATGTGCCGGTATCACAACCTATTCACCTTTGCGTCACTGGAAAATAGGCAAAGGGCATAAAGTGGGTGTAGTTGGGTTAGGCGGTCTCGGCCACATGGGAGTGAAGTTTGCAGCTGCTTTCGGTGCCGAAGTGACGGTGTTGAGTACGTCTCCTTCCAAGGAGAAAGATGCACAACGACTGGGTGCTCATCATTTTCTCATGACCAAAGACGAGGCTCAGATGAAGAAAGCCAAGCGCAGTTTCGATTTTCTCCTGAATACAGTATCAGCACCTCACGATTGCAATAAGCTCTTAAGTCTTCTCAAGCTGGATGGCACGATGGTGTTGGTAGGTATTCCACCCGAAGCCTTATCTGTAGGTGCATTTAACCTGCTCGGTGGCCGGAGATCTTTGGCGGGTTCCATGGTTGGCGGAATAAAAGAGACCCAGGAGATGCTGGATTATTGCGTTGAAAAGAATATTGTTTCCGATGTAGAAGTTATCGCCATGAAAGACATCAACACGGCTTATGACAGGATGCTCAAAGGCGATGTCAGGTATCGTTTTGTAATTGACATGGCAACATTATAG
- the nuoA gene encoding NADH-quinone oxidoreductase subunit A → MNDPAVQYLPIGLMFIVALGFVGVTMLATHLLGPKRKSKIKLDAFECGIEPKGNARLPFNIKYFLVAILFVLFDVEVIFMYPWAVNFKELGTAGFVEMILFIGFLLVGFFYLMKKGALKWEE, encoded by the coding sequence ATGAACGATCCTGCAGTACAGTATTTGCCTATCGGTCTGATGTTTATCGTGGCACTTGGATTTGTTGGTGTAACCATGTTGGCGACCCATCTGCTAGGCCCCAAACGTAAATCGAAAATCAAATTGGATGCCTTCGAGTGCGGCATCGAACCTAAAGGCAACGCGCGACTCCCTTTCAATATCAAGTATTTCCTGGTAGCAATCCTTTTCGTGCTGTTTGATGTGGAAGTTATCTTCATGTACCCTTGGGCAGTGAACTTCAAAGAATTAGGGACCGCCGGGTTTGTAGAAATGATTTTGTTCATCGGGTTCTTGCTCGTGGGATTTTTCTATTTGATGAAGAAGGGCGCATTGAAGTGGGAAGAATGA
- the nuoB_2 gene encoding NADH-quinone oxidoreductase subunit B produces the protein MEAVANNINVGEKPEGYEGAGFFATRLDKVVGLARKNSIWPLPFATSCCGIEFMATMAAHYDLARFGSERLSFSPRQADLLMVMGTIAKKMGPVLRQVYEQMAEPRWVLSVGACASSGGIFDTYSVLQGIDRIIPVDVYVPGCPPRPEQIIDGVMKIQHLVETESLRRRDSQEYKAMLNKYGIE, from the coding sequence ATGGAAGCAGTAGCAAATAATATAAACGTTGGTGAGAAGCCCGAAGGCTATGAAGGTGCTGGCTTTTTTGCCACACGCCTGGATAAAGTTGTAGGACTGGCCCGCAAGAACTCCATTTGGCCGTTGCCATTTGCGACCTCTTGTTGCGGCATCGAATTTATGGCTACGATGGCTGCTCACTACGATTTAGCACGTTTTGGTTCTGAGCGTTTAAGTTTTTCTCCACGCCAGGCGGATTTGTTGATGGTGATGGGGACCATTGCCAAGAAGATGGGACCGGTGCTCAGACAGGTGTATGAGCAGATGGCTGAGCCACGCTGGGTATTGTCTGTAGGAGCCTGTGCTTCCAGCGGAGGAATTTTTGACACCTACAGTGTATTGCAGGGAATTGACAGAATTATTCCCGTGGATGTTTATGTTCCCGGTTGCCCACCGCGCCCGGAGCAGATCATTGACGGAGTTATGAAAATACAACACCTGGTGGAGACGGAGTCATTGCGCAGACGTGATTCACAGGAGTACAAAGCCATGTTGAACAAATACGGCATCGAATAA
- the nuoC_2 gene encoding NADH-quinone oxidoreductase subunit C, translating into MEAAAQEKIISVINEKFEGEIVEAGMVRDFFTIILKKEKIVDVIRHLYNHTDTQFQFLTTLFGVHYPDQKQIAIVYQLHNLVTNQRIWLKVFLPEENPQVKTLTPVFAGANWMERETFDFFGVQFEGHPNLKRILNVEDMIIFPMRKEYPLEDQTREDKNDLMFGR; encoded by the coding sequence ATGGAAGCTGCTGCGCAAGAGAAGATCATATCCGTAATCAACGAAAAATTCGAAGGCGAAATTGTAGAAGCCGGGATGGTGAGGGATTTCTTCACTATCATTTTAAAGAAAGAAAAAATCGTTGACGTTATCCGTCACCTCTACAATCATACAGATACTCAATTCCAGTTTCTGACTACACTCTTCGGGGTTCACTACCCCGATCAAAAACAAATTGCAATTGTATATCAACTGCACAACCTGGTGACGAATCAGCGTATATGGTTGAAGGTATTCTTACCGGAAGAAAATCCACAAGTAAAGACACTCACTCCTGTTTTTGCAGGAGCGAATTGGATGGAACGCGAAACTTTCGATTTCTTCGGAGTACAGTTTGAAGGACATCCAAACCTGAAGCGGATTTTGAATGTGGAAGATATGATCATCTTCCCTATGAGAAAAGAATATCCTTTGGAAGACCAGACGCGCGAAGATAAGAACGACTTAATGTTTGGGCGATGA
- the nuoD gene encoding NADH-quinone oxidoreductase subunit D: protein MIETNEEIIPTGLEEKQYSYLNLGPTHPATHGIFQNVLKMDGEVIVESEPTIGYIHRAFEKLAERRPYNQITPITDRLNYCSSPINNIGWHMTVEKLLGVEIPKRVQYLRVIIMELARISDHLICNSVIGVDTGALTGFTYIFQQRELIYEIYEEICGARLTTNIGRIGGFERDFSPKAWEKINRFLKEFPEVMKEFEGLLNRNRIFMDRTIGAGGITAERALNYSFTGPNLRAAGVDYDVRVAHPYSSYEDFDFIIPVGKSGDVYDRYMVRQEEMWQSLSIIKQAIKKLPEGPFHAEVPEFYLPDKQEVYNNMEALIYHFKIVMGETEVPKGEVYHCVEGGNGELGFHLFSDGGRTPYRLHFRRPCFIIYQAYPEMIKGSMLSDAILTMSSMNVIAGELDA from the coding sequence ATGATTGAAACGAATGAAGAGATAATACCTACAGGACTCGAAGAGAAACAATACTCTTACCTGAACCTTGGCCCGACACACCCGGCCACGCATGGTATTTTCCAAAACGTTTTGAAGATGGACGGTGAAGTGATCGTAGAATCAGAGCCAACCATCGGGTACATTCATCGTGCGTTTGAGAAACTGGCAGAGCGCAGGCCTTACAACCAAATCACTCCAATTACTGATCGACTTAATTATTGCTCGTCACCGATCAATAATATCGGCTGGCATATGACGGTTGAGAAACTCCTTGGTGTTGAAATACCGAAGCGGGTGCAATATTTGCGTGTGATCATTATGGAGCTTGCACGTATCAGCGATCACTTGATCTGCAACTCGGTGATCGGCGTGGATACAGGAGCGCTCACAGGCTTCACTTACATTTTTCAGCAACGCGAATTGATCTACGAAATTTATGAAGAGATCTGTGGCGCTCGTCTGACAACTAACATTGGCCGGATCGGTGGATTTGAACGTGATTTTTCTCCCAAAGCATGGGAAAAGATTAACCGCTTCCTCAAAGAATTCCCCGAGGTAATGAAGGAGTTTGAAGGCTTGCTCAACCGCAATCGTATTTTTATGGATCGTACGATAGGTGCAGGTGGAATTACTGCTGAGCGTGCATTGAACTACAGCTTCACCGGTCCGAACCTCCGTGCAGCTGGTGTGGACTATGACGTTCGTGTTGCCCATCCTTATTCATCTTACGAAGATTTTGACTTCATCATTCCGGTAGGAAAGAGTGGTGATGTGTATGATCGTTATATGGTTCGGCAGGAAGAAATGTGGCAGAGCCTGAGCATCATTAAGCAGGCAATTAAAAAATTGCCGGAGGGACCGTTCCATGCCGAGGTGCCGGAATTTTACTTGCCTGATAAACAGGAAGTGTACAATAACATGGAAGCGCTGATTTACCATTTCAAGATTGTAATGGGAGAGACAGAAGTTCCAAAAGGTGAAGTATATCATTGTGTCGAAGGGGGAAATGGAGAGTTGGGATTCCATCTGTTTAGCGATGGAGGCCGTACTCCTTATCGCCTGCATTTCAGAAGGCCGTGCTTTATCATCTACCAG